A window from Schistosoma haematobium chromosome 3, whole genome shotgun sequence encodes these proteins:
- the PSMF1 gene encoding Proteasome inhibitor PI31 subunit (EggNog:ENOG410MVXM~COG:O) yields the protein MSDASSKKRPVETSILDYVLSFHGSNCKNRASFIALLVHSELLSRGARPTEATARTAVLSSSCLAEDPIRMSYALISRSKSDTLSTPCTQLQVSVAETDAHIFVNVTDTTTDKFGHLELSGIEHVCLDSVDNSTYGDANIVFPQLDELLDSFEENLWKPVLPPPLSCRPSETDKNEPRPSNDDFHNQPQIPFRGNFTRTEPSAGTLPPDYGRSDLDPLASIGGPSRGGGMILDPRRIIPGSRVDSDFFLGGPDVLPPGAVPPGARFDPFGPGIGPVRPHPSGGRRHIPDPDHAIPPGFDNFYM from the exons ATGTCTGATGCAAGTAGTAAAAAACGTCCTGTAGAAACAAGCATCCTTGACTACGTTTTATCCTTTCATGGGTCAAATTGCAAGAATCGAGCTTCGTTTATAGCTCTTTTGGTCCACTCAGAACTTTTATCGCGTGGAGCAAGACCCACAGAAGCTACCGCGCGAACTGCAGTACTTAGTTCGTCCTGTCTTGCTGAAGATCCTATTCGAATGTCATACGCGTTGATATCTAGATCAAAGTCCGACACGTTATCAACACCGTGCACCCAA CTGCAAGTCTCAGTAGCCGAAACAGACGCTCACATTTTTGTTAATGTAACAGACACAACTACTGATAAATTTGGACATTTGGAACTTTCTGGAATCGAACATGTTTGTCTTGATAGCGTCGATAATTCGACTTACGGAGATGCTAATATCGTATTCCCCCAATTAGACGAACTGCTGGACTCCTTTGAGGAAAATCTATGGAAACCTGTCCTCCCACCACCTCTTTCCTGCCGTCCATCTGAAACTGATAAGAATGAACCTCGACCAAGCAATGATGATTTCCATAACCAA CCACAAATACCCTTTCGGGGCAATTTCACCAGAACAGAGCCGTCAGCTGGGACACTACCGCCAGATTATGGACGAAGTGACCTTGATCCCCTAGCAAGTATTGGAGGGCCATCAAGAGGTGGTGGAATGATTTTAGATCCAAGGCGCATCATACCTGGTAGTCGAGTTGATAGTGACTTTTTTCTCGGTGGTCCTGATGTTCTTCCCCCTGGGgcagtccctccgggggctcgATTCGATCCTTTTGGACCCGGTATAGGACCTGTCAGACCACATCCTTCAGGTGGTCGTCGCCATATTCCAGATCCTGATCATGCCATACCTCCTGGATTCGATAACTTCTATATGTAG
- the PSMF1 gene encoding Proteasome inhibitor PI31 subunit, variant 2 (EggNog:ENOG410MVXM~COG:O), translating into MSDASSKKRPVETSILDYVLSFHGSNCKNRASFIALLVHSELLSRGARPTEATARTAVLSSSCLAEDPIRMSYALISRSKSDTLSTPCTQLQVSVAETDAHIFVNVTDTTTDKFGHLELSGIEHVCLDSVDNSTYGDANIVFPQLDELLDSFEENLWKPVLPPPLSCRPSETDKNEPRPSNDDFHNQ; encoded by the exons ATGTCTGATGCAAGTAGTAAAAAACGTCCTGTAGAAACAAGCATCCTTGACTACGTTTTATCCTTTCATGGGTCAAATTGCAAGAATCGAGCTTCGTTTATAGCTCTTTTGGTCCACTCAGAACTTTTATCGCGTGGAGCAAGACCCACAGAAGCTACCGCGCGAACTGCAGTACTTAGTTCGTCCTGTCTTGCTGAAGATCCTATTCGAATGTCATACGCGTTGATATCTAGATCAAAGTCCGACACGTTATCAACACCGTGCACCCAA CTGCAAGTCTCAGTAGCCGAAACAGACGCTCACATTTTTGTTAATGTAACAGACACAACTACTGATAAATTTGGACATTTGGAACTTTCTGGAATCGAACATGTTTGTCTTGATAGCGTCGATAATTCGACTTACGGAGATGCTAATATCGTATTCCCCCAATTAGACGAACTGCTGGACTCCTTTGAGGAAAATCTATGGAAACCTGTCCTCCCACCACCTCTTTCCTGCCGTCCATCTGAAACTGATAAGAATGAACCTCGACCAAGCAATGATGATTTCCATAACCAA TGA